Sequence from the Fusobacterium periodonticum 1_1_41FAA genome:
TTGATATTCGATAAGACCATTTTTTGTATTTAAATAAGTATCTTTACCTAACATATCTTTAAAAGTAGCAGTGTATTCTTCATCTATATTATGAGCTTTTAAGTCATAAGAAGAAAAATCATCATTTGCAATTAATTCTTTTTCTAAAACTTCTTTACCAGAGTCAAAGAATTTTTGGGTTATTTTATTATCATTCATTTCAACTATTAAAGTTTTATTTTCATTATCGATAGACTTATAATTATAGATTTTTTTCCCTATTATTTTATCATATAATCTTTTATAGAAAGGTCTTGTATCATCTAAAATGTAATCTTTCTCTATTTCACTAATAATTAGATTATTCCAACTGTCTTTAGAGTTAACCTCTTCTGGTTTAGGAACTTCCTCTTTTTTATCTTCGCTTGATCCACCTAAATCGAATAGACTTTTTACTTGATTAATCTTTTTTTCTCGTTGATAATTTTGATAAACTGAATAAGCAAAACTAACAGTAAAAGCAACAAAAATTGAAATTATTAGAAGAATAATAAATTGCTTAAAGTCCTTCTTCATTTCTATCATCTCCATTATTAGTGGAAGTTTTATTTTCTTCAACTTTATTTAAAAGAAAATAGCTTATAAAAGCTAGAACTAAAGCGACTAAATAAAGTAAGATTTTGAAGAAAGAAACAGAAATATATTTTCCAGCTTCTCCACCAGGTAATTTAACAAATAGAATAATATAGAAGATAACTAAAAATACCGCATTTCCTATAATAGAATATAATAAAATATTTTTATTTTTAATTATACTTGAATATATTAAAAGTCCAGCTAAAGCGGTAAATAGAATACCAGCAAATAGTAAAATGGCTTGAGCATTTTTAGCTTCCTTACTAAAATCAGCTAAGATACCTAAACCTTTAAAAAAACCTATAGAATAATCTCCAAAAATTGGAACTTTTACAGAGAAAACTGCAAGAAGAAAAGTATTTATTATTGCTATAACCCCTCCAATAATACCAAATAAATTTTCACTTCCCTTAGGAATATTATTAGTAAGTTCAGTTGCTTTATTTTTTAAATCTTCAGTTCCCTTTTTAAAACTTTCTTTATCTTTAAAGTTAGCCATAGTTGAGTTCATAGTAGTTTTAAAATCAAATTCTTCTTTTACAGGAATATAAGTAGTAAACTCCCCTTCATTTAAAGTTGAAGATACATCCTTCATTTTCTTTGCTTCAGGTATAACTAAATTATCTTTTTTTAATTCAGCTAACTTTGTTTTTATAGTTTCTGTTGCAACAGATTGTATATTTTCTTCAGAATCAGCTGTAGCTGTTAGTCCTTCAAAATCTGGAAAAGTAATTAAAAATTTACCATCTTCTAAAGTTTTCATTACTATAATATAATTTGTCATTGACATTGATTTCATCCACTCCTTTTTTCATTAAAGATTTTTCTAATCGTTTAAAGAATTTAAAATTCTATATCCACTGTAAATCACTGCTACAGATATTGCATATAGTATAAATTTAATAATTCCAACTGATAAATAAGAATTTGTTAGAGCTGTTATAAAAACTAAAAGATAACAAAGAACAAAAGTTCCTAAAATCCCAAGTGTAGATATTTGTAAAATTTTCATATCTCTATTTAAACTAGCATATATAGTAGCACCTGCAAAAGCTAAGAATGCTAGACCAAAAAGCATATAAAGAG
This genomic interval carries:
- a CDS encoding phosphatidylinositol-4-phosphate 5-kinase codes for the protein MKKDFKQFIILLIISIFVAFTVSFAYSVYQNYQREKKINQVKSLFDLGGSSEDKKEEVPKPEEVNSKDSWNNLIISEIEKDYILDDTRPFYKRLYDKIIGKKIYNYKSIDNENKTLIVEMNDNKITQKFFDSGKEVLEKELIANDDFSSYDLKAHNIDEEYTATFKDMLGKDTYLNTKNGLIEYQDGRKIEFIHKATLMNGPAIEYLANGDKIEFNYVNGKRYGEAQKFYANGDKEDFFYGNNEKKNGASIYYFANGEREEVAYKDDVLEGPAIYIFNDGIAEHYEYKNGKRVED
- a CDS encoding type II toxin-antitoxin system HicB family antitoxin, which encodes MSMTNYIIVMKTLEDGKFLITFPDFEGLTATADSEENIQSVATETIKTKLAELKKDNLVIPEAKKMKDVSSTLNEGEFTTYIPVKEEFDFKTTMNSTMANFKDKESFKKGTEDLKNKATELTNNIPKGSENLFGIIGGVIAIINTFLLAVFSVKVPIFGDYSIGFFKGLGILADFSKEAKNAQAILLFAGILFTALAGLLIYSSIIKNKNILLYSIIGNAVFLVIFYIILFVKLPGGEAGKYISVSFFKILLYLVALVLAFISYFLLNKVEENKTSTNNGDDRNEEGL